TACTGCTTCGCTTGTCAGTGGTAGTTTAAGCGGTGTATTACTAATTTTTGCCGCTTTTGTCCAATTTCAAGGACAAAGTTGGGGGGTGATTTTAGCATCTTCTGTCACTGCTGTTTTAGTAGTTTTCTTCGCATTCCGATTAGCTAAAACGCGGAAGTTTATGCCAGCAGGATTAATGATTACCCTGGGTGCATTAGCACTAGCAATCATGGTGAAGCAATTGGCAGCGTTTAAGTAAATGCGAAACTCACTTATATTCCACAAAGTCTTCAAATATCTCTTGTGGTACGGGCGTCTCGCCCGTCACTAGTAAGCCCGTTCCACAAGATTGGGTAATTTGGGGCTTGGAAATCCCTAAGTTCAAATCAATCAACAAACTTAGGCCTTTCCTTGCTTGTTGCCTGTAATTGTTGTTCCAAAACAGCCCAATTTTCCTGCTCGATCGCACTCATTAATTCGTCTAAATGATGACGGTATTGTAAAAGCGATCGCAACAACTGCTGTCGATTATATTTTGCCATCATCAGCCCTAATTCTGGGTTTCCCCCACCCACTCGACTTGTATCTTTAAAGCCGGAACTAGCGAATTTTTGAGCTAATTGTAAAACTTTTGCATCTGTTTCACTCATACAAGCAGCAATTAATGAGGAACTGACCATCACGGGTAAGTGAGAAATCCAGCTCACTGCTTGGTCGTGCTCTTCTGGAGAACAAGAATAGAGATTTGCCCCAAGTTCCTGCACTAATTTTTCCACAACTGAGAAAGCATCTGGGGGTGTTGTGTCTAGTGGTGTCAGAACATAAGGCTTATCTAAAAACAAATTCCGCAAAGCTGCTTCTATACCACTTTCAGCCGTACCCGCCATTGGATGTCCGCCCACAAAATTTTCCCACCGAGGTGCGATCGCTTCAACTATCGGTGTTTTTACTGAACCAACGTCAGTGACAACTGCATTTGAAGGTAAATAAGCAATTAGCTGCTCAAAAGTGGGAATAATAAGCCCTAGAGGTGTACAAATAAAGACTACCTCTGCTGTTGAAAGCAGGCTGATGTCTACTGAGGCAACATCCACACCTCCGAGGGTCATTGCCCTCTGACAGGTGGATTCCTGGCGACTCACACCCAAGACATAATGTCCCTGCGATCGCAAATCCAAACCCAAAGAACCGCCAATTAATCCAAG
This genomic interval from Scytonema hofmannii PCC 7110 contains the following:
- a CDS encoding prephenate/arogenate dehydrogenase, with amino-acid sequence MNIGILGLGLIGGSLGLDLRSQGHYVLGVSRQESTCQRAMTLGGVDVASVDISLLSTAEVVFICTPLGLIIPTFEQLIAYLPSNAVVTDVGSVKTPIVEAIAPRWENFVGGHPMAGTAESGIEAALRNLFLDKPYVLTPLDTTPPDAFSVVEKLVQELGANLYSCSPEEHDQAVSWISHLPVMVSSSLIAACMSETDAKVLQLAQKFASSGFKDTSRVGGGNPELGLMMAKYNRQQLLRSLLQYRHHLDELMSAIEQENWAVLEQQLQATSKERPKFVD
- a CDS encoding TMEM14 family protein; this translates as MTLGIVAALAYGILVILGGMIGYFKSNSTASLVSGSLSGVLLIFAAFVQFQGQSWGVILASSVTAVLVVFFAFRLAKTRKFMPAGLMITLGALALAIMVKQLAAFK